In Rhodococcus rhodochrous, a single genomic region encodes these proteins:
- a CDS encoding flavin-containing monooxygenase: MTPKIAILGAGPSGLAQLRAFEAARKAGLEQIPDIVCYEKQPDWGGMWNYTWRTGLDEHGEPVHGSMYRYLWSNGPKECLEFADYSFEEHFGRPIPSYPPRAVLLDYIMGRVEKSDVRKYIRFNTAVRWVEWSDETQKFTVTVMNHDRGALESDEFDHVVVATGHFSTPQVPHFDGLDRFPGRVLHAHDFRDAREFTGKRLLLVGSSYSAEDIGTQCIKYGAEQVTFSYRSAPMGHDWPEQFSEVPLLTHVDGKVAHFRDGSTREVDAIVLCTGYKHHYPFLPDELALRTNNRLYPRDIYKGIFFQRNPKLMYLGAQDQYFTFNMFDAQAWYARDFMLGRVDLPDCDTREQDIDHWRAREEKLSSPVEEIDFQAAYIRDLVDRTDYPEFHVERQGEVFKQWKQDKKRDIMGYRNNSYPSTLTGTVAPPLPAPWMEILDDSPESFLRHDFTAPDAAAERGSTATEVSTEGRTLDRQHTPAARRPTRPAAPRTVAVKA; the protein is encoded by the coding sequence TTGACGCCCAAGATCGCCATTCTCGGAGCAGGTCCCAGTGGACTCGCACAGCTGCGTGCTTTCGAAGCAGCCCGAAAGGCCGGTCTGGAGCAGATCCCCGACATCGTCTGCTACGAGAAGCAGCCCGATTGGGGAGGAATGTGGAACTACACCTGGCGCACGGGACTCGACGAGCACGGTGAGCCCGTCCACGGGAGCATGTACCGCTACCTGTGGTCCAACGGCCCGAAGGAATGCCTCGAATTCGCCGACTACTCCTTCGAGGAGCACTTCGGACGCCCCATCCCGTCGTACCCGCCGCGCGCCGTCCTGCTCGACTACATCATGGGTCGCGTCGAGAAGAGCGACGTGCGCAAGTACATCCGGTTCAACACTGCAGTGCGGTGGGTCGAGTGGTCCGACGAGACGCAGAAGTTCACCGTGACGGTGATGAACCACGACCGGGGCGCGCTGGAGTCCGACGAGTTCGACCACGTCGTCGTCGCCACCGGACACTTCTCCACCCCGCAGGTCCCCCACTTCGACGGTCTCGACCGGTTCCCCGGACGTGTGTTGCACGCCCACGACTTCCGTGACGCCCGCGAGTTCACCGGCAAGCGACTGCTGCTCGTCGGCAGCAGCTACTCGGCCGAGGACATCGGAACGCAGTGCATCAAGTACGGCGCCGAACAGGTCACCTTCAGCTACCGCAGCGCACCGATGGGTCACGACTGGCCCGAGCAGTTCTCCGAGGTGCCGTTGCTCACCCATGTCGACGGCAAGGTCGCCCACTTCCGTGACGGCAGCACCCGCGAGGTCGACGCCATCGTGCTGTGCACGGGGTACAAGCACCACTACCCGTTCCTGCCCGACGAACTCGCACTGCGCACCAACAACCGGCTCTACCCGCGCGACATCTACAAGGGCATCTTCTTCCAGCGCAACCCGAAGCTGATGTACCTCGGTGCGCAGGACCAGTACTTCACGTTCAACATGTTCGACGCCCAGGCCTGGTACGCACGCGACTTCATGCTCGGCCGTGTCGACCTGCCCGACTGCGACACCCGCGAGCAGGACATCGACCACTGGCGGGCACGTGAGGAGAAGCTGTCGTCGCCGGTGGAGGAAATCGACTTCCAGGCCGCGTACATCCGCGATCTCGTCGACCGCACCGATTACCCCGAGTTCCACGTCGAACGCCAGGGGGAGGTGTTCAAGCAGTGGAAACAGGACAAGAAGCGCGACATCATGGGCTACCGCAACAACAGTTACCCCTCGACGCTCACCGGAACCGTCGCTCCGCCGCTGCCGGCACCGTGGATGGAGATCCTCGACGACTCCCCCGAGTCCTTCCTGCGGCACGACTTCACCGCTCCGGACGCGGCCGCGGAGCGCGGGTCCACCGCCACCGAAGTGAGCACAGAGGGCCGGACCCTCGACCGGCAGCACACCCCGGCGGCACGTCGTCCCACCCGCCCGGCCGCGCCGCGCACCGTCGCCGTGAAGGCATGA
- a CDS encoding DUF3618 domain-containing protein: MARDTEDIEREIEKARNQLASTLDELSVRANPKNLVASTKQTILAKVNQPQVKKYAAIAAGTVVGLLVLRRIMR; this comes from the coding sequence GTGGCTAGGGACACCGAGGACATCGAGCGGGAGATCGAGAAGGCCCGCAATCAGCTCGCGAGCACACTCGACGAACTGAGCGTCCGCGCCAACCCGAAGAATCTGGTGGCGAGCACGAAGCAGACCATCCTCGCGAAGGTGAACCAGCCGCAGGTGAAGAAGTACGCGGCGATCGCGGCCGGCACGGTCGTCGGATTGCTGGTACTGCGCAGGATCATGCGCTGA
- a CDS encoding ATP-binding cassette domain-containing protein: MTRPVPAIDVRGLRKSFGPTTVLDGVDLRVDTGSVFALLGANGAGKSTTVRILTTLLRPDAGTVTVAGLPLPARAHAVRENIALTGQYAAIDDVLTGTENLRLAARLAHLPSAAIPGRVRDLIERFDLAHVADRRAGTYSGGTMRRLDIAMSLVASPQVLFLDEPTTGLDPRSRLVMWEAIRELADDGVTIFLTTQYLEEADRLADRIAVLDGGRIVAEGTPDELKSLVRGGYLELRFATDADLTRAASVLDGEIDRAALTLQVHTDGDLPHVATLLERLAAEAVPVEKFGLHSPTLDDVFLTLTGSTDETKVVR; the protein is encoded by the coding sequence ATGACTCGTCCCGTTCCCGCCATCGACGTCCGGGGCCTACGCAAGTCGTTCGGCCCGACCACCGTTCTCGACGGCGTCGACCTCCGGGTCGACACCGGATCCGTCTTCGCACTGCTCGGCGCGAACGGCGCCGGCAAGTCCACGACCGTCCGCATCCTGACCACCCTGTTGCGCCCCGACGCGGGCACCGTCACCGTGGCCGGCCTGCCCCTCCCCGCCCGCGCCCACGCCGTGCGCGAGAACATCGCACTCACCGGCCAGTACGCCGCGATCGACGACGTCCTCACCGGCACGGAGAACCTCCGTCTCGCAGCGCGCCTCGCGCACCTGCCGTCGGCCGCGATTCCCGGTCGCGTCCGTGACCTGATCGAACGTTTCGACCTCGCGCACGTCGCCGACCGTCGCGCCGGCACGTACTCCGGCGGCACGATGCGACGCCTCGACATCGCCATGAGTCTCGTCGCGTCCCCGCAGGTGTTGTTCCTCGACGAACCCACGACCGGGCTCGACCCGCGCAGCCGCCTCGTGATGTGGGAGGCGATCCGCGAACTCGCCGACGACGGCGTCACCATCTTCCTGACCACCCAGTACCTCGAGGAGGCCGACCGGCTCGCCGACCGCATCGCCGTCCTCGACGGCGGGCGGATCGTCGCCGAGGGCACACCCGACGAACTCAAGTCGCTGGTGCGCGGCGGCTATCTCGAACTGCGCTTCGCCACCGACGCCGACCTCACCCGTGCCGCGTCGGTGCTCGACGGCGAGATCGACCGGGCAGCACTGACACTGCAGGTCCACACCGACGGCGATCTGCCCCACGTCGCCACCCTGCTCGAACGCCTCGCCGCCGAGGCGGTCCCCGTCGAGAAGTTCGGGCTGCACTCCCCCACCCTCGACGACGTCTTCCTCACCCTCACCGGCTCCACCGACGAAACGAAGGTCGTCCGATGA
- a CDS encoding dipeptidase produces MTATDTDATQRIRERIREAMPAARDDLARLVAFRSVADPRQFPVEECVGAANWVRDAFTEAGIENVETIETVDGSLAVLGHTPAPEGAPTVLLYSHYDVQPPGDESLWHSEPFTLTERDGRWYGRGAADCKGNVVMHLLALRALCADGPLPVGVRIVIEGSEEMGGAGLDHLVAERPELFDADLIVIGDSGNAEVGRPTLTTTLRGIANVDVHIETLKGEIHSGMYGGAAPDALAALIHLLGTLRDERGNTVVDGLDCTATWDGVPYPEDRFRADAGVLDGVSLPTSGTVADAVWARPALTVLGIDAPPVVGSAAAVVPRASARLNLRVPPGIDARTAQDALVAHLEAHVPWGAHLRIDRDVLGEPFRAATDGPGYAALRAALEAAYGREVGTAGQGGSIPLCTALQRAVPRAEIALIGVEEPRCVIHAPNESVDPTEIENLAVAEALLLTSLAPR; encoded by the coding sequence ATGACAGCGACAGACACCGACGCGACGCAGCGCATCCGCGAGCGGATCCGGGAGGCGATGCCGGCCGCGCGCGACGATCTCGCGCGGCTCGTCGCGTTCCGTTCCGTCGCGGATCCGCGCCAGTTCCCGGTGGAGGAATGCGTCGGTGCGGCGAACTGGGTGCGAGATGCCTTCACCGAGGCGGGAATCGAGAACGTCGAGACGATCGAGACGGTCGACGGCTCACTCGCCGTACTCGGACACACGCCCGCACCCGAGGGCGCCCCGACGGTTCTGCTCTACAGCCACTACGACGTTCAGCCGCCCGGCGACGAATCGCTCTGGCACAGCGAGCCCTTCACGCTCACCGAACGGGACGGCCGCTGGTACGGCCGCGGCGCCGCCGACTGCAAGGGCAACGTCGTCATGCACCTGCTGGCGCTGCGGGCGCTGTGTGCGGACGGCCCACTGCCCGTCGGTGTCCGCATCGTCATCGAGGGCTCGGAGGAGATGGGCGGCGCCGGACTCGACCACCTCGTCGCCGAACGACCCGAACTGTTCGACGCCGATCTCATCGTCATCGGCGACAGCGGCAACGCCGAGGTGGGCCGGCCCACCCTCACCACGACGCTGCGGGGAATCGCGAACGTCGACGTCCACATCGAGACACTGAAGGGCGAGATCCACTCCGGGATGTACGGGGGAGCGGCACCCGACGCGCTGGCCGCGCTGATCCATCTGCTCGGCACCCTGCGCGACGAGCGCGGCAACACCGTTGTCGACGGACTCGACTGCACCGCGACCTGGGACGGTGTGCCCTATCCCGAAGACCGTTTCCGCGCCGACGCGGGCGTGCTCGACGGTGTTTCGCTCCCCACCTCCGGAACCGTCGCCGACGCGGTGTGGGCGCGACCGGCACTGACCGTCCTCGGGATCGACGCCCCGCCCGTGGTCGGATCGGCCGCCGCGGTCGTGCCACGCGCGTCCGCACGCCTGAACCTGCGCGTGCCGCCCGGCATCGACGCCCGCACCGCCCAGGACGCGCTCGTCGCCCATCTCGAGGCCCACGTGCCGTGGGGAGCGCACCTGCGCATCGACCGCGACGTCCTCGGCGAACCCTTCCGGGCGGCGACGGACGGTCCGGGTTACGCCGCACTGCGCGCGGCGCTCGAGGCCGCCTACGGCCGGGAGGTCGGGACCGCCGGTCAGGGCGGATCGATCCCGCTGTGCACCGCGCTGCAACGCGCCGTGCCGCGGGCCGAGATCGCCCTGATCGGCGTCGAGGAACCGCGCTGCGTCATCCACGCGCCGAACGAGAGCGTCGACCCCACCGAGATCGAGAATCTCGCCGTGGCCGAGGCGCTGCTGCTGACCTCGCTGGCGCCGCGGTAA
- the bcp gene encoding thioredoxin-dependent thiol peroxidase, whose amino-acid sequence MTENSRLAPGDPAPDFTLPDADGNEVSLSDYRGRKVIVYFYPAASTPGCTKQACDFRDSLAELNEAGLEVIGISPDKPAKLAKFRDAEQLTFPLLSDPEKTTLQAWGAFGEKKMYGKTVTGVIRSTFLVDEDGRIEVAQYNVRATGHVAKLRRDLSV is encoded by the coding sequence ATGACCGAGAACAGCAGACTCGCCCCCGGTGATCCCGCACCCGATTTCACCCTTCCCGATGCCGACGGCAACGAGGTGTCGCTGTCGGACTATCGCGGACGCAAGGTCATCGTGTACTTCTACCCCGCCGCGAGCACCCCGGGATGCACGAAGCAGGCGTGCGACTTCCGCGACAGTCTCGCCGAGCTGAACGAGGCAGGCCTCGAGGTGATCGGCATCTCGCCCGACAAGCCGGCCAAGCTCGCGAAGTTCCGCGACGCCGAACAGCTGACCTTCCCGCTGCTGTCGGATCCCGAGAAGACCACCCTCCAGGCGTGGGGCGCCTTCGGTGAGAAGAAGATGTACGGCAAGACCGTCACCGGCGTCATCCGCTCGACCTTCCTCGTCGACGAGGACGGCAGGATCGAGGTCGCGCAGTACAACGTCCGCGCGACCGGGCACGTGGCGAAGCTGCGCCGCGACCTGTCCGTCTGA
- a CDS encoding lipase family protein has translation MAVRGRWLRAACCGAVLLAALTPAGAAASPVASSTPPAPGSVISQQPLPDELSLPGAATATKLEYATEWRSGEPTVATGALFLPEGDAPEGGWPVIAWAHGTTGVGDDCALTTRTPRSDLERTYLQHWLDSGYAVVSADFPGLGSEGLHRYLDGPSAANSIVDIVRAARDGGAPLSERWIVMGQSQGGHAALHTAAIATSRAPELDFRGTVATGAPANLERAFTIGVPGFPDPGLWGLVSFSGYIFAGLRDAYPEVDVEGYLTPTGREVVDRAEELCYDDLEESVRDIPVGELLARPLAEGPMPALLADYLAAPADGYDRPVFLAHGIHDVMVPLPLSAALAADMKAAGADVDYRVYVAGHYTTVERSRADVDAFVTRSFE, from the coding sequence ATGGCCGTTCGGGGGAGATGGTTGCGTGCTGCCTGCTGCGGTGCCGTGCTGCTCGCGGCGCTGACACCGGCAGGGGCTGCGGCCTCGCCGGTCGCATCGTCGACCCCACCGGCACCGGGTTCGGTGATCTCGCAACAGCCGCTGCCCGACGAACTGTCGCTGCCCGGTGCCGCCACCGCCACCAAGCTCGAGTACGCCACCGAGTGGCGGTCGGGGGAGCCGACCGTCGCCACGGGCGCGTTGTTCCTGCCCGAGGGTGATGCCCCCGAGGGTGGCTGGCCCGTCATCGCGTGGGCGCACGGCACGACCGGCGTGGGCGACGACTGCGCGCTCACGACCCGCACGCCGCGTTCCGATCTCGAGCGGACCTATCTGCAGCACTGGCTCGATTCCGGGTACGCGGTCGTCTCCGCCGACTTCCCGGGTCTGGGCTCCGAGGGTCTCCACCGCTATCTCGACGGCCCCAGCGCCGCGAACAGCATCGTCGACATCGTCCGGGCCGCCCGCGACGGTGGGGCGCCGCTGTCGGAGCGCTGGATCGTGATGGGGCAGTCGCAGGGAGGACACGCGGCGCTGCACACCGCCGCGATCGCGACCTCCCGCGCTCCCGAACTCGACTTCCGCGGAACGGTCGCGACGGGTGCCCCGGCGAACCTCGAACGGGCCTTCACGATCGGCGTCCCGGGCTTCCCCGATCCGGGACTGTGGGGCCTCGTCAGCTTCAGCGGGTACATCTTCGCAGGGTTGCGCGACGCCTACCCCGAGGTCGACGTCGAGGGCTACCTGACCCCGACCGGCCGTGAGGTCGTCGATCGGGCCGAGGAGCTCTGCTACGACGATCTCGAGGAATCGGTGCGCGACATCCCCGTCGGGGAGCTGCTCGCGCGCCCGCTGGCCGAGGGGCCGATGCCGGCGCTGCTGGCCGACTATCTCGCCGCCCCGGCGGACGGCTACGACCGGCCGGTCTTCCTCGCGCACGGCATCCACGACGTGATGGTTCCGCTGCCGTTGTCCGCAGCGCTCGCCGCCGACATGAAGGCCGCAGGGGCAGACGTCGACTACCGCGTCTACGTGGCCGGGCACTACACAACGGTCGAGCGCTCCCGGGCCGACGTCGACGCCTTCGTGACGCGCTCGTTCGAATAG
- a CDS encoding TetR/AcrR family transcriptional regulator yields MSSPEPGDPLPQSVQLAWGLSDTGTRGPRRGLTLEQVLDAAIEVAGAEGLEALSMSRVAKQLGFTTMSLYRYVSNKDQLVELAWDRAIGSPPELPTGGDWRERLEAWAMAEYRSLRAHKWLTQYPIRTAPYYPNNLLWLDAGLGALSATPLDEPAKVQVVTMISLYAIGRARFSWELGTDVADDPSDTPAMLRRILDPEKYPSVLAAVEGGAFDPDGSDADDEAVWHEQDFRFGLERLLDGIDVLIRRAEDGS; encoded by the coding sequence ATGAGCAGTCCCGAGCCCGGCGATCCGCTGCCGCAGAGTGTGCAGCTGGCATGGGGATTGAGCGATACCGGCACCCGGGGTCCGCGACGGGGACTCACGCTCGAGCAGGTCCTCGATGCGGCGATCGAGGTGGCGGGCGCCGAAGGGCTCGAAGCGCTCTCGATGAGCCGGGTGGCCAAGCAACTGGGTTTCACCACCATGTCGCTGTACCGCTACGTGAGCAACAAGGACCAGCTCGTCGAACTCGCGTGGGACCGCGCCATCGGGTCGCCCCCCGAGCTACCGACCGGAGGCGACTGGCGGGAACGGCTCGAGGCATGGGCGATGGCCGAGTACCGGAGTCTGCGCGCGCACAAGTGGCTGACGCAGTACCCGATCCGCACGGCGCCGTACTATCCCAACAACCTGCTCTGGCTCGACGCGGGACTCGGCGCGCTGTCCGCCACCCCACTCGACGAGCCTGCGAAGGTGCAGGTGGTGACCATGATCTCGCTCTACGCCATCGGTCGCGCACGCTTCTCGTGGGAACTCGGAACCGATGTCGCGGACGACCCGTCCGACACCCCGGCGATGCTGCGGCGCATCCTCGATCCCGAGAAGTACCCCTCGGTGCTGGCGGCGGTCGAGGGCGGCGCGTTCGACCCCGACGGGAGCGATGCCGACGACGAGGCAGTATGGCACGAACAGGACTTCCGTTTCGGTCTCGAACGATTGCTGGACGGAATCGACGTACTCATCCGACGTGCGGAGGACGGATCATGA
- a CDS encoding ABC transporter permease, with amino-acid sequence MTLLAHPTPLRFAARDHAAVTGRNLRRMLRSPDALLMGLALPVLLLVLFVYVFGGAIDTGTDYLNYVVPGIVLLSASFGAAQTAVAVASDMHRGIVDRFRSMPIARSAVLTAHVVASLVRNLASTVVVFVVAALMGFRPDAHLVEWVAATGVIALFVLAVSAVSAALGMLAGNDEAASGFTFLLLFLPYVSSAFVPPETMPGWLRGFAEHQPVTPVIETVRGLLTGTGIGSSAIVAIGWCAAFTAIGLVAATALFRQRTAR; translated from the coding sequence ATGACACTCCTCGCGCACCCCACCCCGCTCCGCTTCGCCGCGCGCGACCACGCCGCCGTGACCGGCCGGAACCTGCGGCGGATGCTCCGCAGCCCCGACGCACTGCTCATGGGCCTCGCACTGCCGGTCCTGCTGCTCGTGTTGTTCGTCTACGTCTTCGGCGGCGCGATCGACACCGGCACCGACTATCTCAACTACGTCGTGCCCGGCATCGTGCTGCTGTCGGCCTCCTTCGGGGCGGCACAGACGGCCGTCGCGGTCGCCTCCGACATGCACCGCGGCATCGTCGACCGGTTCAGGTCCATGCCCATCGCCCGGTCGGCCGTGCTCACCGCGCACGTCGTCGCGAGCCTGGTCCGCAATCTCGCCAGCACCGTCGTGGTGTTCGTGGTGGCCGCACTCATGGGATTCCGGCCCGACGCCCACCTCGTCGAATGGGTGGCCGCCACGGGTGTCATCGCGTTGTTCGTCCTGGCGGTCTCCGCCGTCTCGGCCGCGCTCGGGATGCTCGCGGGCAATGACGAGGCCGCGAGCGGGTTCACCTTCCTCCTGCTCTTCCTCCCCTACGTGAGCAGCGCGTTCGTCCCGCCCGAGACGATGCCCGGATGGCTGCGCGGTTTCGCCGAACACCAGCCGGTCACCCCGGTGATCGAGACCGTCCGGGGACTGCTCACCGGCACCGGGATCGGGTCGTCCGCGATCGTCGCGATCGGGTGGTGCGCGGCGTTCACCGCGATCGGCCTGGTCGCCGCCACAGCACTGTTCCGACAGCGGACCGCGCGCTGA
- a CDS encoding TetR family transcriptional regulator produces MESATNGRRAPRRIDPALEVQAEPQELVPRRRPTQERSRRKFDALLAASRELLTEVGFESFTCEEVASRADVPIGTLYQFFANKYVIVCELNRQDLVGVQSELAQFNGKIPSVDWLRFLNSFVDHLAGLWTTDPSRREVWLAMQSTPSTRATGAIHEREFAEQVARMLAPLTPDTPRPRRKLMAEVLVHIVYSMLNFSVQDDQTHADAVVELKRIMVAYLQIAEQDSRAQAKRRKRREESARADLQEADTDQAEEAPAPSA; encoded by the coding sequence GTGGAGTCAGCAACGAACGGCCGCCGCGCCCCGCGCCGGATCGATCCGGCGCTCGAGGTTCAGGCCGAGCCCCAGGAGCTCGTGCCGCGTCGGCGGCCCACCCAGGAGCGGAGCCGCCGCAAGTTCGACGCCCTGTTGGCCGCCTCGCGTGAACTGCTCACCGAGGTCGGCTTCGAGTCGTTCACCTGTGAGGAGGTCGCGTCCCGCGCCGACGTCCCCATCGGCACGCTCTACCAGTTCTTCGCCAACAAGTACGTGATCGTGTGCGAGCTCAACCGGCAGGACCTCGTCGGCGTCCAGAGCGAACTCGCCCAGTTCAACGGCAAGATCCCGTCCGTCGACTGGTTGCGCTTCCTCAACAGCTTCGTCGACCACCTCGCCGGACTGTGGACCACCGATCCGTCCCGCCGCGAGGTGTGGCTCGCGATGCAGTCCACCCCGTCCACCCGGGCCACCGGCGCCATCCACGAACGCGAGTTCGCCGAGCAGGTCGCGCGGATGCTGGCACCGCTCACCCCGGACACCCCGCGGCCGCGCCGCAAGCTCATGGCCGAGGTGCTCGTCCACATCGTGTACTCGATGCTCAACTTCTCGGTGCAGGACGACCAGACCCACGCCGACGCCGTCGTGGAGCTCAAGCGCATCATGGTCGCCTATCTGCAGATCGCCGAACAGGACTCACGTGCCCAGGCCAAGCGACGCAAGCGCCGCGAGGAATCGGCGCGAGCCGATCTGCAGGAGGCCGACACGGATCAGGCCGAGGAAGCTCCCGCTCCCTCGGCCTGA
- a CDS encoding L,D-transpeptidase, producing the protein MEVTESSAGNPRGRRVRGILGVIVVGVVAFVTGCAGGSGTGAEEVPIDSNPVAALIKPTVSSSVTDGSVGFSPIDPVTVSVVNGKLDSVTLLNPAGEPVQGELADDGLTWVNTEPLGYNRSYTLETVAYGLGGATTSTAAFTTSSPANLTQPYVLPGEGSIVGIGQPIAVQFDENIPDRLAAEAAITVTTNPPVEGAFYWVNNREVRWRPENYWVPGTAITVDVNVYGKDLGDGLFGQSDVHSSFTIGDAVVITADDATKQVTVNRNGVDVITMPTSFGKDSSPTPNGVYIIGDRFADMIMDSSTYGVPADSAQGYRTPVEWATRMSYSGIFFHSAPWSLGDQGVRNVSHGCLNLSPANAKWIFDNTKRGDIVVVRNTVGGTLSGTDGLGDWNIPWSTWKAGNAAA; encoded by the coding sequence ATGGAAGTGACGGAGTCGAGTGCGGGGAACCCCCGGGGTCGTCGGGTACGGGGAATCCTCGGAGTGATCGTCGTCGGCGTTGTTGCGTTCGTCACGGGATGCGCCGGCGGTTCGGGAACGGGCGCCGAAGAAGTGCCCATCGATTCCAATCCCGTGGCGGCGCTGATCAAGCCGACGGTGTCGTCGAGTGTCACCGACGGATCGGTCGGCTTCTCGCCGATCGACCCGGTGACGGTCTCGGTGGTCAACGGCAAGCTCGACTCGGTGACCCTACTCAACCCTGCAGGGGAGCCGGTGCAGGGCGAACTCGCCGACGACGGACTCACCTGGGTGAACACCGAACCGCTCGGCTACAACCGCTCCTACACGCTCGAGACCGTCGCGTACGGGCTCGGCGGCGCGACCACGTCGACGGCGGCCTTCACCACCTCGTCGCCGGCCAATCTCACCCAGCCCTACGTGTTGCCCGGTGAGGGTTCGATCGTGGGTATCGGCCAGCCGATCGCCGTGCAGTTCGACGAGAACATCCCGGATCGGCTCGCGGCCGAGGCGGCCATCACCGTCACCACGAACCCGCCCGTCGAGGGCGCCTTCTACTGGGTCAACAACCGCGAGGTGCGGTGGCGGCCGGAGAACTACTGGGTGCCCGGCACCGCCATCACGGTCGACGTGAACGTCTACGGCAAGGATCTCGGCGACGGTCTCTTCGGCCAGTCCGACGTCCACTCCTCCTTCACCATCGGCGATGCGGTGGTCATCACTGCGGACGATGCGACCAAGCAGGTCACCGTCAACCGCAACGGCGTCGACGTCATCACGATGCCGACCTCCTTCGGCAAGGATTCCTCGCCCACCCCGAACGGCGTCTACATCATCGGCGACCGGTTCGCGGACATGATCATGGACTCGTCCACCTACGGGGTCCCCGCCGACTCGGCGCAGGGCTACCGTACGCCGGTCGAGTGGGCCACGCGGATGTCCTACAGCGGCATCTTCTTCCACTCCGCGCCGTGGTCGCTCGGCGACCAGGGCGTGCGCAACGTCAGCCACGGTTGCCTGAACCTCAGCCCCGCCAACGCCAAGTGGATCTTCGACAACACCAAGCGCGGCGACATCGTCGTGGTCCGCAACACCGTGGGCGGCACCCTCTCCGGAACGGACGGACTCGGTGACTGGAACATCCCGTGGTCGACATGGAAGGCCGGCAACGCTGCGGCATGA
- the orn gene encoding oligoribonuclease: MQDKLVWIDCEMTGLRLGSDKLIEIAALVTDSDLNVLGEGVDIVIHADDDALADMPEVVQQMHERSGLTEEVRRSTVSLAEAEKQVLAYIREHVTEAGTAPLAGNSIATDRAFITRDMPELDNYLHYRMVDVSSIKELCRRWYPRIYFGQPEKGLSHRALADIKESIRELRYYRRTAFVAPPGPTPADLAAVVKDLGPA; encoded by the coding sequence GTGCAGGACAAACTGGTATGGATCGACTGTGAGATGACGGGGCTGCGTCTCGGCAGCGACAAACTGATCGAGATCGCGGCTCTGGTCACCGACAGTGATCTCAACGTGCTCGGCGAGGGCGTGGACATCGTGATCCACGCCGATGACGACGCCCTCGCCGACATGCCGGAGGTCGTGCAGCAGATGCACGAGCGGTCCGGCCTCACCGAAGAGGTGCGCCGCTCGACGGTCAGCCTCGCCGAAGCGGAGAAACAGGTCCTCGCGTACATCCGCGAGCACGTCACCGAGGCGGGCACGGCGCCGCTGGCCGGCAACTCCATCGCGACCGACCGCGCGTTCATCACCCGCGACATGCCCGAGCTCGACAACTACCTGCACTACCGCATGGTGGACGTCAGCTCGATCAAGGAGCTGTGCCGGCGCTGGTATCCGCGCATCTACTTCGGTCAGCCGGAGAAGGGCCTGTCGCACCGGGCACTCGCGGACATCAAGGAGTCGATCCGCGAACTGCGTTACTACCGGCGCACGGCCTTCGTGGCACCTCCCGGCCCCACTCCGGCCGATCTTGCAGCCGTCGTGAAGGACCTGGGACCGGCCTGA
- a CDS encoding holo-ACP synthase translates to MGVAGVGFDLVSVPEFAEQLSRTGTTMLANFTPGERRDANTRSSDPARHFAARWAAKEAVIKAWSASLFGSPPVLPETIHQQIEVVSDAWGRPSIRLHRQVAEKLTGVRIHVSLTHDGDMAGAFVVLDEVDDRST, encoded by the coding sequence ATGGGAGTTGCGGGTGTCGGGTTCGACCTCGTGTCGGTGCCGGAGTTCGCGGAACAGCTGAGTCGTACGGGAACGACGATGCTGGCGAACTTCACGCCGGGCGAGCGTCGCGACGCGAACACCCGCAGCTCCGATCCCGCCCGTCACTTCGCCGCCCGGTGGGCGGCGAAGGAGGCGGTGATCAAGGCGTGGTCGGCGTCGCTGTTCGGGAGCCCCCCGGTCCTACCGGAGACGATCCATCAGCAGATCGAAGTGGTCTCGGACGCGTGGGGTCGCCCGAGCATCCGGCTGCACCGGCAGGTCGCCGAGAAGCTGACCGGCGTCCGGATCCATGTGTCGCTGACCCATGACGGTGACATGGCCGGCGCATTCGTCGTCCTCGACGAGGTCGACGACCGAAGTACGTAG